From one Gloeomargarita sp. SKYB120 genomic stretch:
- the csb2 gene encoding type I-U CRISPR-associated protein Csb2, with protein MALTLKIRFLTGRYHATAWQQQVNEGIPDWPPSPWRLLRALVAAAYRLPQPPPRSDLLALVNRLSEHLPHYGLPETTLGHTRHYMPIRKEGEDTTTLVLDTFVAFSADATLWVTWPQVQLPLAQRQLLEQLCRHLSYLGRAESWVDVTVLDDNREMFTGQVAKVAKPLSSDGVDVSVWSSIELLAPQPPAAFAKARKHFPTDVLAALELDVAKLHDDRWSGIPGTRWVRYEIASRPRSSSRAVRSSPFQDAPAFARFVLVGSVLPKLSDALSVGERCRQALMSLSKGHWLFAGRDPATGTPLQGHVHSWFFPEDADQDGFIDHVLVYAAKGFDKEALAALRRLRQIWSAETREGKLQLLLVQLGFVKDYTCNVHQAIPGVSSLLMQARTWRTVTPWVPSRHSRKHPKKDPRTGLDQDSLAHQVVTQIDHLRRDGWLRFTEPPGWSWAEQIQICSQKTWAYPPYPWYAFRRQRTQGQGAHAGTRAYWVQVTFPEPITGPLALGYASHFGLGLFQPVE; from the coding sequence ATGGCACTCACGCTGAAAATCCGCTTTCTCACAGGCCGGTACCACGCGACCGCTTGGCAACAGCAGGTGAACGAAGGCATCCCTGACTGGCCCCCATCGCCCTGGCGGCTGTTACGGGCGCTCGTCGCGGCGGCGTACCGACTCCCGCAGCCACCGCCACGGTCTGACCTGTTAGCGCTGGTGAATCGCCTGAGTGAGCATTTACCCCATTATGGGTTGCCAGAGACAACGCTCGGCCACACCCGCCACTACATGCCTATCCGCAAGGAGGGCGAAGATACAACGACCTTGGTACTGGATACCTTTGTGGCCTTTAGTGCCGACGCGACTCTTTGGGTAACTTGGCCACAGGTGCAGCTACCACTTGCCCAAAGGCAGCTACTGGAGCAGTTGTGTCGCCACCTGAGTTACTTAGGCCGTGCCGAATCCTGGGTGGACGTCACTGTTTTAGACGACAACCGTGAGATGTTTACAGGGCAAGTTGCTAAGGTGGCCAAACCGCTGTCATCGGATGGCGTGGACGTCTCGGTTTGGTCATCCATTGAGCTACTCGCCCCGCAGCCCCCAGCCGCCTTTGCCAAGGCTAGAAAGCACTTTCCCACCGATGTGCTGGCAGCGCTGGAGCTGGATGTGGCCAAGCTTCACGACGACCGCTGGTCTGGCATCCCAGGCACGCGCTGGGTACGGTACGAGATAGCATCAAGGCCACGTTCATCTTCGCGGGCTGTTCGCAGTTCTCCATTCCAGGACGCACCGGCGTTTGCTCGCTTTGTGCTGGTCGGGAGCGTATTGCCCAAGTTGTCCGATGCCCTGTCGGTTGGGGAACGCTGCCGCCAGGCGCTGATGAGTCTTAGTAAGGGTCACTGGCTGTTTGCTGGCCGTGACCCCGCCACCGGGACGCCGCTGCAAGGCCACGTGCATTCTTGGTTCTTTCCGGAAGACGCTGACCAAGATGGGTTCATTGACCATGTGCTGGTCTACGCCGCCAAGGGCTTTGATAAAGAAGCGTTAGCGGCCCTGCGCCGGTTGCGTCAAATCTGGAGTGCGGAAACTCGTGAAGGCAAGCTCCAACTGCTTTTGGTTCAGCTTGGATTTGTCAAGGACTACACCTGTAACGTTCACCAGGCCATTCCAGGTGTTTCGTCCCTGCTGATGCAAGCCAGAACCTGGCGCACGGTGACGCCCTGGGTGCCATCGCGACACTCACGCAAACATCCCAAGAAAGACCCACGCACTGGCTTAGACCAAGACAGTCTTGCGCACCAGGTTGTGACGCAGATTGACCACTTACGCAGGGATGGATGGCTCCGATTTACAGAACCCCCGGGCTGGTCGTGGGCGGAGCAGATTCAGATTTGTAGCCAAAAAACTTGGGCATATCCCCCCTACCCATGGTATGCCTTTCGGCGGCAGCGTACCCAGGGTCAGGGGGCCCATGCCGGTACACGGGCTTACTGGGTGCAAGTCACGTTTCCAGAGCCCATCACCGGCCCGTTGGCACTGGGATACGCAAGCCACTTTGGCTTGGGCTTGTTCCAACCGGTAGAATGA
- the cas7u gene encoding type I-U CRISPR-associated RAMP protein Csb1/Cas7u, translating into MFVKFEKLNSASRLLIEAELRPQQGARFQPTGFPDLGAAEYRLPDKTPMLIVESHQSVANRLEATLWDEKHQNVVALFQGIPYVEVRSADGEFLTNSLLEAHRLNSNYILESEDKSFYEQLLKDLKVAPGKPLSFQRFAQVLAKYDLNCLLHGVFLAKKEIAGGRYKLPRALSGFIEAKGVERVLLGGVKKDLIDPQAEAKEGGGHIPYHRTEYVAERITAYFNLDLLQIRDYALAEPLPDLLIAMALWKIHRFLERGLRLRTACDLELVELRVTQPAGWSLPTLQELEKMVPALIEQAKPYFADPPVTVVTYVPKKTKLEKDQKQQEQLELQEA; encoded by the coding sequence ATGTTCGTCAAATTCGAAAAGCTCAACTCCGCCTCTCGGTTATTGATAGAGGCAGAACTCCGGCCCCAACAAGGAGCCCGCTTCCAGCCGACTGGTTTCCCGGATTTGGGAGCTGCAGAATATCGCTTGCCCGACAAAACACCCATGCTCATCGTCGAATCCCACCAGAGCGTCGCTAACCGCCTGGAGGCCACCCTTTGGGATGAAAAACACCAAAACGTGGTGGCACTTTTCCAGGGGATTCCCTATGTGGAAGTCCGCAGCGCAGACGGTGAATTTTTAACCAATTCCTTGCTCGAAGCTCACCGGCTCAACTCTAACTACATCCTGGAAAGCGAAGATAAGTCGTTCTACGAGCAACTTTTGAAAGACTTAAAGGTTGCCCCTGGCAAACCCTTGAGTTTTCAGCGCTTTGCTCAGGTGCTGGCCAAATATGACCTCAACTGCCTACTGCACGGGGTGTTCCTGGCTAAAAAAGAGATTGCTGGAGGCCGCTACAAACTCCCACGTGCCCTGTCGGGATTTATCGAAGCCAAGGGAGTGGAGCGGGTGCTGTTGGGTGGGGTCAAAAAAGATCTCATCGATCCCCAGGCAGAAGCCAAAGAAGGAGGCGGCCATATCCCTTATCACCGTACGGAATACGTCGCTGAGCGGATCACGGCCTACTTCAATCTCGACCTGCTGCAAATCCGAGACTATGCGTTGGCAGAACCCCTGCCCGATTTACTGATAGCCATGGCGCTCTGGAAAATCCATCGGTTTCTGGAGCGGGGCCTGCGCCTGCGCACCGCCTGTGACTTGGAGCTGGTGGAGCTGCGGGTCACCCAACCTGCTGGCTGGTCGCTCCCGACGCTCCAAGAGCTTGAAAAGATGGTGCCCGCGCTGATTGAGCAGGCAAAGCCCTACTTTGCTGACCCGCCAGTGACGGTGGTTACCTATGTGCCGAAAAAAACCAAGCTGGAGAAGGACCAGAAACAGCAGGAACAGTTAGAGCTGCAAGAGGCTTAA
- a CDS encoding PD-(D/E)XK nuclease family protein: MQPKQIVINNLPPRQRPYAHPNWLAAYLAREAQCLLALHTYGRRQLPPNGSVFDTTQHDRAVAWVAANLQAQGYRVFTQENNKFWLTTQNGLTISGQPDIVALASSTSESLVVEVKTGSALPKHQAQLEIYMAAAPCVGLHQLTTIPRGRLVYVDPQKMAIINSIEIPPERINDSWKQNMRRLTAVITAKEPPAPSPSMAECQFCRLNAVCPAAAQPATGTADF, translated from the coding sequence ATGCAACCAAAACAAATCGTAATAAACAACTTGCCGCCCCGACAGCGTCCCTACGCCCATCCCAACTGGCTCGCGGCCTATCTCGCTCGTGAAGCCCAGTGCTTGTTGGCTCTGCACACCTACGGTCGCCGCCAGCTCCCGCCCAATGGTTCGGTGTTCGATACCACACAGCATGACCGCGCGGTCGCATGGGTGGCTGCAAACTTGCAAGCCCAGGGCTACCGCGTCTTCACTCAAGAAAACAACAAGTTCTGGCTCACCACCCAAAATGGTCTGACTATCTCGGGACAGCCGGACATCGTGGCTCTGGCAAGTAGCACTAGCGAATCCTTAGTTGTGGAAGTTAAGACCGGTTCCGCTCTCCCAAAACATCAAGCCCAACTAGAGATTTATATGGCCGCTGCGCCGTGCGTTGGCTTGCATCAGTTGACCACTATCCCTAGAGGACGCCTGGTTTATGTGGACCCACAGAAAATGGCGATTATCAACAGTATTGAGATTCCCCCCGAACGCATCAACGATAGCTGGAAACAGAACATGCGCCGACTGACAGCAGTCATCACCGCCAAAGAACCGCCAGCACCAAGCCCGAGTATGGCTGAATGCCAGTTTTGCCGCTTGAATGCTGTGTGCCCTGCAGCAGCACAGCCAGCTACAGGAACCGCTGATTTCTAA
- a CDS encoding gamma carbonic anhydrase family protein, translating into MREFGNADCSRPDTSQASFIAPNATVIGDVRIGPEVNIWYQAVVRGDCSPVILGRGTNIQDGCILHGDPGEPTVLGEWVTVGHRAIIHSAEIGDGTMVGMGAIVLNGVRIGKGCILGAGAVVTKSIPDYSLAIGIPAKVIREVTPQEAADLITHAQHYVALARQHARQVLEGDGSPKMGLR; encoded by the coding sequence ATGAGGGAGTTCGGCAACGCAGACTGTTCACGGCCCGATACCAGCCAGGCCAGTTTCATCGCTCCCAATGCCACCGTGATTGGCGACGTGCGCATCGGGCCAGAGGTGAATATTTGGTATCAGGCAGTGGTGCGGGGCGATTGCAGTCCAGTGATTCTAGGCCGGGGCACCAATATCCAAGATGGCTGCATACTGCACGGCGACCCTGGTGAACCAACAGTCTTGGGAGAATGGGTGACAGTGGGACACCGGGCCATCATCCACAGCGCTGAGATTGGCGATGGAACGATGGTGGGGATGGGAGCCATCGTGCTCAACGGAGTTCGTATCGGCAAGGGGTGCATCCTGGGAGCCGGTGCCGTGGTCACCAAATCTATTCCCGATTACTCCCTGGCGATTGGCATCCCCGCCAAAGTGATTCGGGAAGTGACGCCCCAGGAAGCCGCTGATTTAATCACCCACGCCCAGCATTACGTGGCGCTGGCCCGTCAACACGCGCGTCAGGTCTTGGAAGGAGACGGCTCGCCAAAGATGGGACTCAGGTAG
- a CDS encoding TPM domain-containing protein, translating into MGRRWYWVWSFLTIVMVGWGMVAGPALAYDNPDLLPDHPTPIIDLNHSLTNLQRAALAKELEDFEREHGWKLRVVTQYDRTPGRAVKEFWGLDDRSVLLVADPRGGNLLSFNVGDAVYAKLPRLFWIELQARFGNMFYVRDHGEDQAIIQSLRVIEACLLKDGGCRVVPGLPREQWLLTLITSLVGGVICGFAAQPRRPGQVIAWQWVLIFSPLWGMLFISFGIGPVVSRTSDWLPVFRNVAGFAIGVLVAYLSPIFGEPSPSKT; encoded by the coding sequence ATGGGACGACGGTGGTACTGGGTTTGGAGCTTTTTAACGATAGTGATGGTGGGATGGGGGATGGTGGCCGGTCCAGCGCTGGCCTACGACAATCCCGATTTGTTGCCGGACCACCCGACCCCGATCATTGACCTGAATCATTCCCTCACGAACCTCCAGCGTGCCGCCCTGGCCAAGGAGCTAGAAGACTTCGAGCGGGAACACGGCTGGAAGTTGCGGGTGGTGACCCAGTACGACCGGACGCCTGGCCGAGCAGTGAAGGAATTTTGGGGATTAGATGACCGCAGTGTGTTGCTGGTGGCCGACCCGCGCGGGGGCAATCTCTTGAGCTTCAACGTGGGGGATGCGGTCTATGCCAAGCTGCCGCGCCTATTCTGGATCGAGCTACAGGCCCGGTTTGGGAATATGTTCTATGTGCGCGACCACGGGGAAGACCAGGCAATTATCCAATCGTTGCGAGTGATTGAAGCCTGTTTGCTCAAAGATGGAGGTTGTCGGGTGGTGCCCGGTTTACCCCGCGAGCAGTGGTTGCTGACGCTCATCACGTCGCTGGTAGGGGGCGTCATTTGTGGGTTTGCAGCCCAACCCCGGCGTCCTGGCCAAGTCATTGCCTGGCAATGGGTGCTGATCTTTTCACCCCTGTGGGGGATGCTGTTTATCTCCTTTGGAATTGGGCCGGTGGTCAGTCGCACCAGCGATTGGTTGCCGGTGTTTCGCAACGTGGCGGGTTTTGCCATCGGGGTGTTGGTGGCCTACCTGAGTCCCATCTTTGGCGAGCCGTCTCCTTCCAAGACCTGA
- the rnz gene encoding ribonuclease Z — protein MEITFLGTSSGVPTRSRNVSSVALKLPQRAEIWLFDCGEGTQHQLLRSELRISQIRRIFITHMHGDHIFGLMGLLASCGLAGDNHAVDVYGPPDLQGYIKACLRYSQMRFGFPVRVHPVAPGVVYEEEEFRVICAPLKHRVPAFGYRVAERDRPGEFNVAKAQQLGIPPGPVYGQLKRGERVTLPDGRVLDGREFCGPPQPGRHFVYCTDTIYCDEAVELARGADVLVHEATFSHLDAALAFERLHSTSTMAAQVALAAGVKQLILTHFSPRYAPGNPIQLADLLAEAQAIFPNTVLAQDFWTYAIPRTRVPATTATGGA, from the coding sequence GTGGAGATTACGTTCTTAGGGACCAGTTCCGGGGTGCCGACCCGCAGTCGCAATGTCTCCAGTGTGGCCCTGAAGTTGCCACAGCGGGCGGAGATTTGGTTGTTTGACTGTGGCGAGGGCACCCAGCACCAGTTGTTGCGGAGTGAGTTGCGTATCAGTCAAATCCGCCGGATTTTCATTACCCACATGCATGGGGACCACATTTTTGGGCTGATGGGTCTGCTGGCCAGTTGTGGGCTAGCGGGGGATAACCACGCGGTGGATGTGTACGGGCCGCCGGATTTGCAGGGCTATATCAAAGCATGCTTGCGCTATAGCCAAATGCGGTTTGGGTTTCCGGTGCGGGTGCATCCCGTAGCGCCAGGAGTGGTGTATGAGGAAGAGGAGTTCCGGGTCATTTGCGCGCCGTTGAAGCATCGGGTGCCGGCTTTTGGCTACCGGGTGGCGGAACGGGACCGGCCTGGAGAGTTCAACGTGGCCAAAGCGCAGCAGTTGGGGATTCCGCCAGGGCCGGTGTATGGCCAACTCAAGCGGGGGGAAAGGGTGACGCTTCCCGATGGCCGGGTGTTGGATGGGCGCGAGTTCTGTGGGCCGCCGCAACCGGGTCGCCATTTTGTCTATTGCACTGATACGATTTACTGCGACGAGGCGGTGGAACTGGCGCGGGGGGCGGACGTGCTGGTGCATGAGGCCACGTTTTCCCACCTGGATGCGGCGTTGGCCTTTGAACGGTTGCACTCGACTTCGACGATGGCGGCGCAGGTAGCCCTGGCGGCGGGCGTCAAGCAACTCATCTTGACCCATTTCAGTCCCCGTTACGCGCCGGGCAACCCCATTCAACTAGCGGATCTGCTGGCGGAAGCGCAAGCGATTTTCCCCAACACCGTGCTGGCCCAAGACTTTTGGACCTATGCAATTCCCCGCACGCGAGTACCGGCAACCACAGCAACGGGAGGGGCCTAG
- the cysW gene encoding sulfate ABC transporter permease subunit CysW — protein MRQPVRPKGWVAWGLIAVATLYLVLMVALPLANVFYQAFREGWSAYVQGLTTPEALHAIRLTLLVVGIAVPLNTVFGLVAAWVLARYPLPGKGLVLTLLDAPLAISPVIVGLMFILLYSPTVGIFRHWVEALKLSIVFAPPGLVLTTMFVTLPFVVREVLPVLESTGREEEEAAQTLGANGWQIFWRVTLPQIRWALLYGVILTTARALGEYGAAAVISGKVINLTNTLTLHIERMYTEYQTVAAFAGASLLTVIALVTVAGQALVGQTDRR, from the coding sequence ATGCGACAGCCAGTGCGACCAAAAGGATGGGTGGCTTGGGGATTGATTGCTGTGGCGACGCTGTACCTGGTGCTGATGGTGGCGTTGCCCCTGGCGAATGTGTTTTACCAGGCGTTTCGCGAGGGCTGGTCAGCCTACGTGCAGGGGTTGACGACGCCGGAGGCGCTCCATGCGATCAGACTCACGCTGCTGGTGGTGGGGATTGCGGTGCCCTTGAACACGGTGTTCGGGCTGGTGGCAGCCTGGGTGCTAGCGCGGTATCCCTTGCCGGGGAAGGGGCTGGTGCTGACGTTGCTGGATGCGCCCCTGGCCATCTCGCCGGTGATTGTAGGGCTGATGTTTATCCTGCTCTATAGCCCAACGGTGGGAATATTCCGTCACTGGGTCGAGGCGCTTAAACTGTCTATTGTGTTTGCGCCGCCGGGGTTGGTGCTCACGACCATGTTTGTGACCTTGCCATTTGTGGTGCGGGAGGTATTGCCGGTGTTGGAGAGCACAGGCCGTGAGGAAGAAGAAGCTGCCCAAACCTTGGGGGCGAACGGCTGGCAAATTTTCTGGCGGGTGACGTTGCCCCAGATTCGCTGGGCGCTGTTGTACGGAGTGATTCTGACGACGGCGCGGGCGCTTGGGGAATACGGCGCGGCGGCAGTGATTTCCGGCAAGGTGATCAATCTGACCAACACCCTGACGCTGCACATCGAGCGCATGTACACGGAATACCAGACGGTGGCCGCGTTTGCGGGGGCGTCGCTGTTGACGGTGATTGCGCTGGTGACGGTGGCGGGGCAGGCGCTGGTGGGACAAACAGACCGCCGGTAA
- the ald gene encoding alanine dehydrogenase encodes MPIARETGMRIGVPKEIKDQEFRVGLSPASVATLVAHGHTVVVETQAGQGAGFSDEDYKQAGALLVPDAATAWAQELVVKVKEPLPVEYDFLRPDLLLFTYLHLAAQPGLTKALLRAGTTAIAYEMVELEDGRLPLLHPMSVIAGRLAVQFGSHFLQRPAGGRGVLLGGVPGVKPAHVVILGGGVVGTEAARMAIGLGAQVTIIELNLDRLHALGDLFGFRVQLLYSNSTHIAEMVPTADLLIGAVLVPGKRTPTLVSEELVQQMKPGSVIVDVAVDQGGCVATSRPTTHTQPVYTRYGVLHYGVPNMPGAVPWTATQALNQSLLPYLLELADRGYDALKPGTPLGRGVNTMGGRLVHPALQDLVL; translated from the coding sequence TTGCCCATAGCGCGGGAAACGGGGATGCGCATCGGGGTACCCAAGGAAATCAAAGACCAAGAGTTTCGGGTGGGCCTGAGTCCGGCAAGCGTGGCGACGCTAGTGGCCCACGGGCATACGGTGGTGGTGGAAACCCAGGCGGGTCAGGGGGCAGGCTTTAGCGATGAGGACTATAAGCAGGCGGGGGCGTTGCTGGTGCCGGATGCGGCGACGGCTTGGGCGCAGGAGTTGGTGGTCAAGGTGAAAGAACCCTTGCCGGTGGAATACGACTTTCTGCGACCGGATTTGCTGCTGTTTACCTACCTGCATCTGGCGGCCCAGCCGGGGTTAACGAAAGCTCTGCTGCGGGCAGGCACAACGGCCATTGCCTACGAGATGGTGGAACTGGAGGATGGGCGCTTGCCCCTGTTGCACCCCATGAGTGTGATTGCCGGGCGGTTGGCGGTGCAGTTCGGCAGTCACTTTCTCCAGCGACCAGCAGGAGGACGGGGGGTGCTCCTTGGCGGTGTGCCAGGGGTCAAACCTGCCCACGTGGTGATCCTAGGCGGCGGCGTGGTGGGTACGGAAGCGGCGCGGATGGCGATTGGACTGGGCGCGCAGGTGACCATCATTGAGTTAAACCTGGACCGGCTCCACGCCCTAGGGGATTTGTTCGGGTTCCGGGTGCAGCTTTTGTACAGCAACAGCACCCACATCGCCGAGATGGTGCCGACGGCAGATTTACTCATCGGGGCAGTGCTGGTGCCAGGCAAACGCACACCCACGCTGGTGTCGGAGGAACTGGTGCAGCAGATGAAACCGGGCAGTGTGATTGTGGACGTGGCGGTGGACCAGGGGGGCTGCGTGGCGACGTCTCGGCCGACTACTCACACGCAACCGGTCTATACGCGCTACGGGGTGCTGCACTATGGGGTGCCGAACATGCCCGGCGCAGTGCCCTGGACGGCGACCCAAGCCCTGAACCAAAGTTTGTTGCCCTACCTGCTGGAGTTGGCCGACCGGGGATATGACGCGCTCAAGCCGGGAACGCCCCTAGGCCGGGGGGTCAACACGATGGGCGGGCGCTTGGTGCATCCCGCGCTGCAGGATTTGGTGCTTTAG
- a CDS encoding TerB family tellurite resistance protein, producing the protein MRYVWQCFRQPVPSALTLNRQEALTALATAMIAIDDELSPLEMTALRTQLTALGIDVDAQLLAQVQKWLQSVDPLELFWAGVRAIDPADRETAVKLVAKLALADGVALVEENDLVAVLGETFGMNHAQIRALVQQATHP; encoded by the coding sequence ATGCGCTACGTTTGGCAATGTTTTCGACAGCCGGTGCCGTCGGCGTTGACCTTGAATCGGCAGGAAGCCTTGACCGCGCTGGCGACCGCGATGATAGCCATTGACGATGAGTTGTCGCCTTTAGAGATGACGGCGTTGCGCACCCAGTTAACGGCTTTGGGGATTGACGTGGATGCTCAATTGCTGGCCCAAGTGCAGAAATGGTTGCAGTCAGTGGACCCTTTGGAGTTGTTTTGGGCGGGGGTACGGGCAATTGACCCAGCCGACCGGGAAACTGCCGTGAAATTAGTGGCGAAATTAGCCCTGGCTGATGGCGTTGCCCTGGTGGAGGAAAACGATCTGGTGGCGGTCTTGGGGGAAACCTTTGGGATGAATCACGCTCAGATTCGCGCCCTAGTGCAGCAGGCCACCCACCCATGA
- a CDS encoding UbiX family flavin prenyltransferase, producing MTGQHWPVVLATTGASGQIYALRALKYLLQAEYIVELVLSQGAYRVWSDEMGVKIPAVPQQEMFWREQVGVPTAGKLICHHWRDIGAGIASGSYRTQGMVVMPCSMGTVAKLAAGLSGDLIERAADVHLKEGRRLVLVPRETPLSLIHLRNLTTLAEAGARIVPAIPAWYHQPQSILDLVDFVVARALDQLGIDCVPWQRWS from the coding sequence ATGACAGGGCAACACTGGCCGGTGGTGCTGGCGACCACAGGCGCTTCGGGACAGATTTATGCCCTGCGCGCGCTGAAGTATCTCCTCCAGGCCGAATACATCGTGGAACTGGTGCTCTCCCAGGGGGCCTACCGCGTCTGGAGCGACGAAATGGGGGTCAAAATCCCGGCGGTGCCCCAGCAGGAAATGTTTTGGCGGGAACAGGTAGGGGTGCCCACAGCGGGGAAATTGATTTGCCATCACTGGCGCGACATCGGGGCGGGGATTGCCAGCGGCTCTTACCGCACCCAGGGGATGGTGGTCATGCCCTGTAGTATGGGGACGGTAGCGAAACTGGCGGCGGGCTTGAGCGGCGATTTGATTGAGCGGGCGGCGGATGTGCATCTCAAGGAGGGACGGCGCTTGGTGTTAGTGCCCCGTGAAACGCCCTTGAGTCTCATTCACTTGCGCAATCTCACCACCTTGGCGGAGGCGGGCGCCCGCATTGTCCCGGCCATTCCGGCTTGGTATCATCAGCCCCAGTCCATCCTGGATCTGGTGGATTTTGTCGTGGCGCGGGCGTTGGACCAGTTAGGGATTGATTGTGTGCCATGGCAACGCTGGTCATGA
- a CDS encoding DUF29 domain-containing protein → MSVRTESLYECDYYQWLTETVNCLKARDFTNLDLKNLIEEIEELGRREKYAIASYLMRLCEHLLKLQYWETERQRCYRGWLVEVRNFRKEIKRRLQASPSLKPWIQDIYVEEYRNGRQLFLDGSGLASDAIPETPPFTLAQALDENWLPADLTGVG, encoded by the coding sequence ATGTCTGTTCGCACCGAATCGCTGTACGAATGCGACTATTACCAGTGGTTGACGGAGACAGTGAACTGTTTGAAGGCAAGAGACTTCACCAACCTTGACCTGAAAAACTTGATTGAGGAGATAGAGGAGTTGGGACGGCGTGAGAAATACGCGATAGCGAGTTACTTGATGCGTCTGTGTGAACACTTGTTAAAGCTCCAATACTGGGAAACCGAGCGGCAACGTTGCTACAGGGGTTGGCTGGTCGAAGTTCGCAACTTCCGTAAAGAGATTAAGCGCCGTTTACAGGCCAGTCCTAGTCTCAAACCGTGGATACAAGACATCTACGTTGAGGAATATCGAAATGGGAGGCAATTATTTCTAGACGGGAGCGGTTTGGCCAGTGACGCGATTCCTGAAACACCCCCTTTTACCTTGGCGCAAGCACTGGATGAAAACTGGTTGCCAGCTGATTTAACTGGGGTCGGTTAA
- the tgt gene encoding tRNA guanosine(34) transglycosylase Tgt, translated as MSGFAFEIERACSHTHARAGRFCTPHGVVLTPTFMPVGTLATVKGVAPDQLARTGAQMILSNTYHLHLQPGEDIVAHCGGLHRFMQWPGPILTDSGGFQVFSLSSLRQISDDGVWFRSPRNGDLIYLTPEKSIAIQNALGADVIMAFDECPPYPARYDDVKQAVERTYKWLGRCVRAHQRADQALFGIVQGGIYPDLRQLSLQYTTEYDLPGYAIGGVSVGEPVAQMHQIVQAVAPQLPADRPRYLMGVGTYREMAIAIAAGVDLFDCVIPTRLARHGAVLVQGERWNLKNRAFQRDERPLDPTCPCYTCQHFSRAYLSHLFRARELLAYTLLSIHNITELMRFTAGLRQAIVAGDFPEKLAFWQQSSPTDTDPLTDPS; from the coding sequence GTGAGTGGATTTGCGTTTGAGATTGAGCGGGCGTGTTCCCACACCCATGCTCGCGCTGGCAGGTTTTGTACACCGCATGGCGTTGTGTTGACGCCCACGTTTATGCCGGTGGGAACCCTAGCTACCGTTAAGGGTGTTGCACCCGACCAGTTGGCCCGCACCGGCGCCCAGATGATTCTCAGCAACACCTACCACCTGCATTTGCAACCAGGGGAAGACATCGTTGCTCATTGCGGCGGGTTACACCGGTTTATGCAGTGGCCCGGGCCTATCTTGACCGATTCCGGGGGGTTCCAGGTCTTTAGTCTCAGTTCCCTGCGTCAAATCAGCGACGACGGCGTTTGGTTTCGCTCCCCCCGCAACGGTGATCTGATTTACCTCACACCGGAAAAATCCATCGCGATTCAAAACGCGCTGGGAGCCGATGTGATCATGGCGTTTGACGAGTGTCCTCCCTATCCCGCTCGCTACGACGACGTGAAGCAGGCGGTGGAACGCACTTATAAATGGCTAGGGCGATGTGTACGGGCGCATCAACGGGCAGACCAGGCCTTGTTTGGCATCGTCCAAGGGGGTATCTATCCGGACTTGCGGCAGTTGTCTTTGCAGTACACCACGGAATACGACTTACCGGGGTATGCCATTGGCGGTGTCAGCGTGGGCGAGCCGGTAGCACAGATGCATCAAATTGTGCAGGCAGTCGCGCCCCAGTTACCAGCAGACCGGCCGCGTTATCTGATGGGCGTGGGCACGTACCGGGAAATGGCGATTGCGATTGCCGCCGGGGTGGATTTATTCGACTGTGTGATTCCCACGCGGTTGGCTCGGCATGGCGCGGTTTTGGTGCAGGGGGAACGCTGGAATCTGAAAAATCGCGCGTTTCAACGGGATGAACGACCGTTAGACCCGACATGTCCCTGCTACACCTGTCAACACTTCAGCCGCGCTTACTTGAGTCATTTATTTCGCGCCCGGGAACTGCTAGCCTACACCCTGCTTTCGATTCACAACATCACCGAACTCATGCGGTTTACGGCTGGGTTACGCCAGGCGATTGTTGCGGGTGACTTTCCCGAAAAATTGGCCTTTTGGCAGCAGTCTTCACCCACCGACACAGACCCATTAACCGACCCCAGTTAA